The stretch of DNA GCAATGGCGAAGTGCCGTGGCTCTATCGCGGTTCGGACGTACCGGTCGATCCCAAGTGGATGTTCGGCGAGATGCCCAACGGGCTGCGCTATGCCGTGCGCCGCAACGGCGTGCCGCCGCGGCAGGTTTCGATCCGGGTGCGGGTCGATGCCGGTTCGCTGCATGAAACCGATGCCGAACAGGGCTATGCGCACCTGCTCGAACACTTGCTGTTCCGCGAGAGCAAGTATCTCGGGCAGGCCGAGGCGATCAGCGCCTGGCAGCGGCTGGGCGCCACTTTCGGCAGCGACGCTAACGCCGAAACCACGCCGACCCACACCGCCTACAAGCTCGACATTCCGAACATCGATCAGGCCAAGCTTTCCGAGAGCTTCAAGCTGCTTTCGGGCATGATCCGCGAGCCCGTGCTCAACGATGCCAATGTCGCTGCAGAGCGCCCGATCGTGCTCGCCGAAAAGCGTGAGCGTGGCGGTGCGGGCCAGCGCATGGCGGAGCTGACCCGCCAGACTTTCTTTGCCGGACAGCGGCTGGCGACGCGCAGCCCGATCGGCACCGACGAAACCCTGCGCGCCGCCGATGGCGAAGGCGTGAAGGCCTTCTACGATCGCTGGTATCGCCCGGAGAACACCGTCATCATCGTCGCGGGCGATGCCGATCCGATGGTTCTGGCCGGGTTGGTGGAGCAATGGTTCGGCGACTGGAAGGGCACCGGCACGCCCGGCGTCGCGCCCGACTTCGGCGATCCGCTGCCGCCCGCCGATGCCGTTACCCCGGCGGGCGCGACCGCGCCGATCGGGCAGCTGGCGGTGGGCGTCGAACCCGATCTGCCGCGCAGCCTCACCTATGGCGTGCTGCGCCCATGGCGTCCGGTCGAGGATACCATCGTCTATAACGAAGGCCTGCTGCTCGATGCGGTGGCGCAGGCGATCATCAACCGCCGGCTCGAATCGCGGGCGCGGGCGGGTGGCAGCTATCTTTATGCGCAGGTGCAGCAGGAAGACGTCTCGCGTTCGGCCGATGCGACCTTCGTCACCTTCGCGCCGCTGACGGGCGACTGGCAGGCCGCGCTTGCCGATGTCCGCAGCGTCATTGCCGATGCGCTGGTCAATCCGCCGACGCAGGAGGAGATCGACCGCGAAGTGGCCGAATTCGACGTGGTCTTCGCCAATGGCGTCGAGCAGGAAAGCGTCGAGGCCGGATCGCGGCTGGCGGACAATCTCGTCAACGCGGTCGATATCCGCGAGACTGTGGCCGCGCCGCAGGTGGTGCTCGACGTGTTCCGGGGCATGAAGCCGCGCCTGACGCCCGAGGAGGTGCTGGCGCGCACGCAGGGCCTGTTCGAAGGCACCGTCACCCGCTCGGTCTATGTCACGCCGGAAGCGGGCGAGGCGGATGTCTCCGCGCTGCGGATGGCGTTGGCGAGCGAGGCGCAGGTCGATGGCAGCGCGCGGCTTGCGGCGCAGACCATCTCTTTCGACGAACTGCCCCCTGTGGGTGAGCCGGGCACCATCGTCCAGCAAAGGCCGCTCGGAGTGCTCGAGATCGAGCAGGTCGATTTCGCGAATGGCGTGAAGGCGCTGGTCTGGGCCAATGATGCCGAGCCGGGCCGTGTCACCGTGCGCGTGCGCTTTGGTGCAGGCTGGCGCGCCTTCGACAAGGACAGCGCCGTCTATGCCTCGCTGGGGCAGGGCGCGCTGGTCGGATCGGGCCTGGGCGAGCTCGGCCAGAACGAGATCGACCGGCTGGCGACGGGCCGCAAGCTGGGCTTCGATTTCGCGATCGACGAAGCCGTCTTCACCTTCACCGCGCAGACCCGTTCGGAGGATGTGAACGACCAGCTTTACCTGTTCGCCGCCAAGCTCGGGATGCCGCGCTGGGACAAGGACCCGGTGATCCGCGCCAAGGCGGCGGCGGAGCTGGCCTACAACACCTATGCGACCTCGCCGGGCGGAATCCTCAACCGCGATCTGGAATATCTCGTTACCGGCGGCGACCCGCGCTTTGCCACCCCCGATCCGGCGGCGGTGCGTGCCGCCACGCCCGAGGGCTTTCGCGCCGTATGGGAGCCGCTGCTCCAGCAGGGCCCGATCGAGGTGCTGGTGTTCGGTGAGTTCGATCAGGCCAAGGTCATCGAGCAGCTGCGCCTGACCTTCGGCGCGCTGACCCCGCGCGAGCCGATCCCGGCCGATGTCGCCGCGCGCGTTCCGCCCTTTGCAGCTCCGGCGGCAGCCCCGCAGGTGGTCGCGCATCGCGGCGATGCCAACCAGGCCGCCGCCGTGGTCGCCTGGCCGAGCGGAGGCGGGGTTGCCAGCTTGCGCGAAAGCCGCCAGCTCGAAATTCTCACCCAGCTGTTCAACAACCGCCTGCTCGAAGCCCTGCGTGAACGCGCCGGGGCGAGCTATTCGCCGCAAGTCTTCTCGAACTGGCCGTCCGACCTTGCCAGCGGCGGGCGGATCACCGCGCTTGCCCAGCTGGAGCCCGAATTCGTGCCGGTGTTCTTCGCCGAGGCTGACCGCATCGCCAAGGATCTCGCCGCCAACCCGCCCACAGCGGACGAGCTTGCGCGCGTGACCGAACCGCTCGGCCAGCTGATCCGCCGCGCTTCGACCGGAAACCAGTTCTGGCTGTTCAACCTCGAAGGCGCGACCACCGATCCGCAGCGCGTGGTGCTGCTGCGCACGCTGCTGTCCGACTATTCGCAGACGAGCCCGCAGATCATGCAGTTCCTGGCTGACCGTTATTTTGCCCAGACCTCGCCCTTCCGCCTGGCGATCATCCCCGAAGGCCAGACCCTTGCCGAAGGGCCGGCGCCATCACCCGCGGCCGGCGGGGCGAGTGCGAATGCTGCGCAACCGATGCCGGCGGGGCGCTGATCGACCCGGCTGCTTGCTGTGATCGGGAAATAATATTGTCCAAAGCGGCATTGCCGCTTTACAATTCGTGCCCCCATCCTGTAGCGGGCGCCCCCGCGCGGGGGTTGCCGCGCCGAAGCGATTGAAAGAGTTATGACCGTGCCCGAGACCTGGACCCCGGAAAGCTGGAAGGCTTACGAAGCGCGCCACCTGCCGCATTATGAAGATGCGGCCGAGCTGGCCGAGGCGGAGAAGACGCTCTCGTCCTATCCCCCGCTGGTCTTTGCGGGCGAGGCGCGCGCGCTCAAGGCCGATCTCGCCGACGTGGCGAACGGTCACGGCTTCCTGCTGCAGGGCGGGGACTGCGCGGAAAGCTTTGCGGAATTCCACCCCAACAACATCCGCGACACCTTCCGCGTGCTGCTGCAGATGGCGGTCGTCATGACCTTCGCCTCCAAGCGCCCGGTGGTGAAGGTCGGTCGCATGGCGGGCCAGTTCGCCAAGCCGCGTTCGGCCCCGACCGAGACGATCGACGGTGTGACGCTGCCGAGCTACCTCGGCGACAATATCAACGGGATCGAGTTCGACCCCGTCAGCCGCCGCAACGATCCGCAGCGCATGGTCCGCGCCTATTCGCAGGCCGCCGCGACATTGAACCTGCTGCGCGCATTTGCGGGCGGGGGCTATGCCAACCTGCGGCAAGTCCACCAGTGGACGCTCGACTTCATGGGCCGCACCCCCTGGACCGAGAAGTTCAGCGAAATGGCCGACCGGATCGGCGAGGCGCTCGACTTCATGGAGGCCTGCGGAGTCGATCCCGGCACCGTGCCGCAGCTTAAGGGCACCAGCTTCTACACCAGCCACGAAAGCCTGCTGCTGCCCTACGAGCAGGCGATGACGCGGCAGGATTCGCTCACCGGTGACTGGTACGCAACCAGCGCGCATATGCTCTGGATCGGCGATCGCACGCGTTTCCCCGGCTCGGCACATATCGAATATGCGCGCGGGATCGGCAATCCGCTCGGCATGAAGTGCGGGCCCTCGCTGGAGCCCGATGCGCTGCTGCGCCTGCTCGACGATCTCAACCCCAAGCGTGAGGCCGGACGCATCACGCTCATCAGCCGCTTCGGGCACGACAAGGTCGAGGACGGCCTGCCGAAGCTGGTTCGCGCGGTAGCACGCGAAGGGCACCCGGTGGTGTGGAGCTGCGATCCGATGCACGGCAACGTCGTCAAGTCCGACACGGGCTTCAAGACGCGTCCGTTTGACCGGATCACCCGCGAAGTGAAGGGCTTCTTCGCCGTCCACCGCGCCGAAGGCTCGCACCCAGGCGGGATCCATATCGAGATGACCGGGCAGGACGTGACCGAATGCGTCGGCGGGGCCGTGGCGATCACCGAGGAGCGTCTGGGCGACCGCTACCACACCCATTGCGACCCGCGCCTCAACGCGGAACAGTCGTTGGAACTCGCTTTCCTCGTAGCGGAAATGCTCAACGAAGCGGCTGGCGGGCGCGAGGCCGAGGTCAGCCACGCGGCGTGATTTCCGCCTGACAGCGGGCACGCCACCTGCCTGTTCGTCGCAGCTGCGGAACATCGCGGGCGCTTTGGACTTGTTGCTGTAACCGGAGAGGAGCACTGTCCGAAACCGGGCAGGGCGACGACGGGAGGGCACGTGCAGCGCAGCGAACATCTCAAGGCAGAACCCGCGGCAACCCCGCTCGCCGATGCCTTCCGCACCACCCGTGCCCTTACCGAGGCGCTGGTCGCTCCGCTCAGCAATGCCGACGCCACGATCCAGTCGATGCCCGATGCGAGCCCGGCCAAGTGGCACCTCGCGCACACGACGTGGTTTTGGGAAACCTTCGTGCTGCGCGAACACGTGCCGGATTACCGGCTGTGGCGCGAGGACTGGCCGTTCCTGTTCAATTCCTATTACGAAAGCCACGGCGACCGCATCGCCCGCGACGCGCGCGGGATGCTGTCGCGCCCGACCCTCGCCGAGGTGCTCGAATGGCGCGCGGAAGTGACCGAGGCGATGGTTCCGCTGCTCGGCGATCCGGCGCTCGCCGATCTGATTGCGCTGGGCGTGGCGCATGAACAGCAGCACATCGAACTGCTGCTGACCGACATCAAGCACGGCCTGTTCCAGAACCCGCTGGGGGTCGCCATGTGGGAAGGCCGCGCCGCTGCCGCCGCTTCGCCCGCGCCGATGGGCTGGCACACGCACCCGGGCGGGATCGCGCGCGCCGGCCACGAGGGGCAGGGCTTCGCCTTTGACAACGAAGGCCCGCGCCACCGGGTGCTGCTCGAACCCTTTGCGCTGGCCGACCGGCTGGTCACCAATGGCGAGTGGAACGCCTTCATTGCCGATGGCGGCTACACCACCGCGCGCCTGTGGCTGGCCGATGGCTGGGCATGGGTGCAGCAGCACGGCATAGACGCACCGCTCTACTGGCGGGAGGGCGAGCACTTCACCCATCAGGGCTGGCAGACCCGCGATCCGCACGCGCCCGTAACCCATATTTCCTATTACGAGGCCGATGCCTTCGCCACCTGGGCGGGCGCGCGACTGCCGACCGAGTTTGAGTGGGAAGCCATCGCCGCCAGCCACGATCCCGCAGCAGGCAACCAGCTCGACGCCGCAGCGCCGCCGTTGCCGGCCGGCTCGCCCGGCCTGTTCGGCGATGGCTGGCAGTTCACCCGCTCGGCCTATCTCCCCTACCCCGGCTTCCGCGCGCCCGAGGGCGCGGTGGGGGAATACAACGGCAAGTTCATGAGTGGGCAGGTGGTGCTGCGCGGGGCCAGCTGCGCCACCGTGCGCGGCCATGCGCGCGCCTCCTACCGCAATTTCTTCTATCCCCATCAGCGCTGGCAGTTCACCGGTCTGCGCCTTGCCAAGGATGCCTGACATGACCTGCGCCCCTGGACTGAAACTGGTCGACCGCGACGCCGGCGGGGTAGACCTCGCCTTCCGGGCCGATGTGCTGGCAGGCTTGGCCGAACCGCAGAAGGCGATCCCCGCGCGCTGGTTCTACGACGACGAAGGCTCGCAGCTCTTCGAGGACATCACGCAGCTGCCCGAATATTACCCGACCCGCGCCGAAACCGAGATCCTGACACAGCGTTCCGGCGATATCGCCAACCTGATCGGGCCGGGCTGGGCGGTGGTGGAGTTCGGCTCGGGCTCCTCGGTCAAGACCCCGCTGCTGCTGTCGGCGATTGCGCCCTCCGCCTATGTTCCGCTCGACATTGCAGGGGATTTCCTGCGCGCCTCCTCTGCGGCGCTGTCGGCGAAATTCCCGGAATTGCCGGTCTGGCCGGTCGAGGCCGATTTCATGCGCCGGGTCGAGCTGCCCGTCGAGGTTGCCGACCTGCCCAAGCTCGGCTTTTTCCCGGGCTCCACCATCGGCAACATGATCGCACGCACCGCGACCGATCTGCTGCGCTCGATGCGCGAGACGCTGGGCGAGGGCGCGCTGTTGCTGATCGGCATGGATCTGGTGAAGGACGAGGACGTGCTGCTCGCCGCCTATGACGATGCGCAGGGCGTGACGGCAAAATTCAACTGCAATCTGCTGCACCGGATCAACCGCGAGCTTGACGCGGACATCCCGGTTGCCAGTTTTGCGCATGAGGCGCGCTGGAACGATGTCTTCGCGCGGGTCGAAATGCATCTGGTGGCGCGCGAGGATGTGAGCTTCACCGTCAGCGGCCAGCGCTTTGCGATGCGCGCGGGCGAGAGCATCCATACCGAAAACAGCCACAAGTTCACCAAACGCTCCGCACAGCAGCTGCTGGCGGCGGGCGGCTGGGAACCGCGCGCGCGCTGGACGGACGAAGCGAAGCGCTTCTCGCTGGTGCTCGCCGAATCCCGCCCGCCGCGTTCTGCGCCCTGAGGCGATTTGGCGCGAAACCTCCGGCCTTCCCGTGCGTTGGCGCGGGATGGACGTACATTCGGATATTTTGGCTGCCATTCTCATCATCGGCGGCGGCATGGCGGGGTTTTCCGCCGCCACCGCGCTCGCTGAAACCGGCGCGCGGATCATCGTGCTCGACAAGGGGCGCGGCCCCGGCGGGCGCATGGCGGCGCGGCGGGTCGAGGTCGCGGGCGAGCAGATAAGCTTCGATCACGGCGCGCAATATTTCACCGCGCGCGATCCCGGCTTTCAGGCAGCGGTCGCGGCATGGGAAGCGGCAGGCGTGGCCGCGCGCTGGCCCGCTGCGGGCGACGACGCCTGGGTCGGCACCCCGGGCATGAACGCCTGCGTCAAGGCGATGGCGGCACCGCTCGACGTGCGCTGGGGCGTGCGGGCCGAGCGGCTGGAGCGTGACGGCGCGCGCTGGCGCATCGAGGCGGGCGAACAGGTCTTCATCGCCGCCACGGTGCTGGTCGCCGTCCCTGCCGAGCAAGCCGCCGTGTTGCTGGCCGAGGCCGCGCCCGACCTTGCCGCGCTGGCCGCAGATGTGACCTCCGCGCCGTGCTGGGCGGCAATGGCGGCCTTCGACGCGCCGCTGGCCTACACGCCCGACACCTTCCGCTCCGACAGCGCGCCGATCAGCTGGGCCGCGCGCAACTCGGCTAAGCCGGGGCGCGGCGGGGCCGAGACCTGGGTGATCCACGCCTCTCCCGCCCGCAGCCGCGAGTTGATCGATCTGCCGAAGGACGATGCCGCCGAGGCCCTGCTCGCCGATTTCTTCGCCGCCACCGGCATCGCGCCCGCCGTGCCGCAGCATCTGGATGCGCATCGCTGGCTCTACGCCCTGCCCGAAGCGCGCCGGGGCGAGGGCGCGCGCTTCGATCCGGCGCTCGGGATCGGGATCGCGGGGGATTACCTGCATTCGCCACGGGTCGAGGGCGCGTGGCTGTCAGGCCGGGCGCTGGCCGAGATGGTGTGTCAGGAGCGGGTCGCCAACACGTCGTAATGATGCCCGCGCCCGTATTTGGCGAAGCGGGTGAAGCCTGTAGCCCGCAGCAAGGCCTCGATTTCGCCCGCGCTCGCCCAGCGGTCGTCGACCTCATAGAAGATTGCCGCGACGCGGGCGAAGCTGGCGGTCTTGGCAAGCTCGGCGATCACAACGGCTTCCAGTCCCTCGACGTCGATTTTCACGAACATCGGAAGGTCGCCCGCGAGCAGCGGATCGACCAGCGGAGCGTCGATCGTCCGGATGGTGACGCCGCCGGCCGCAGGCTTTCCCGCCTCGCGCCCCGCCAGCGTGGCGGTGCCGGTGTGCCCCTCGGCGACGGAGATCGTCACCTCGCCGACGCTGTCAGCAATGGCGAGCGGGTGCAGCACCGTCCGCTCCGCACCGCCATTGAGCGAAACATTGGCGGCAAGGCGCGCATGGGTCGCGGGCACCGGCTCGAAGGCGATGATCTGGCGGCAGCGGGGGTTCTGTGCCGCGATCAGCGAATAGAGCCCCTGATTGGCGCCGATATCGACGAAGACGAAGTCCTTGCTCTGGCCCAGCAGCAGATCGGCCAGATCGCGGCCATAGGTGCCGAAAATGCAATAGCGGAAGGTCGTGTCCTGCCAGTTGGGCACCATCAGCACGCCGTAGGCCGAGCGCACCGCCGCCTCCCCGCGCGCGGCCATCACGGGCGACAGCGCGGCGGCCTTCCACTTGCGCAGGGTCTTGACCACGCCGTAGCGCCAGAAAGCTGCGAGACTAGCCACGGGTGCCTGTTCCTTCGAGAAATGCGCCGATTGCATCCGCCGCCCGCTCGGCCGAGGGGCGGTCGGACAGCGAGAAGGTCGCATCGATCAGCGCCTGCTGCACCGGCGCATAGCGCGGTTGCGCGGCCACCGCAGCATCAATCGCATCGAGCAGGCCGGCGGCGCTCTCCAGCACCGGGCCGGCCTGCCAGTGCAGATAATTGGGATCGTCTTGCCAATCCACGCCATGACTGTTGAGGAACAGGCATGGGCGGGGCGCGCGCAGGAATTCGTAGACCTGGCTGCTGACATCGCCAAGGTAGATGTCGGCGCGGTTGGTGTAGCTCATGTCGCTGCTGGCCGCGCTGCCGGTGTCGATATGGATGCGAGGCTCGCGGGCATATTCGGGGCCGGGGGGCACGACGCGGGCGAGGCTCGGCGGGTCGAGAGTCACCACCCATTTGCGCGCGAACAGCATCACGTGGGGCGCGAAGATCAGGTTGTAGCGATCCTGCCCGCGAAACGCCTCCAGCACCTGCGCGCCGTGTTTGAACCAGCTCGACAGCTTGGGCGAGGGATGGGGGTTGTAGATCACCGTGGGGCGCTCGGGCGCGGGGAAGCTGTCTGCGAAGCGATTATCCGCGCACAGATCAAACTTGGGATAGCCGACCAGCGCGATCTGTTCGGGACGCAGCCCCGCGTCCGCGATCAACCGGTCGCGGATCTTGGGGCCGGAGACCAGCACCAGATCGAACCGCGCGCTCTCGGGATTGAACCCGATCGCCCGGTCACCTGCGCCGTGGCGGGTGTGGATCAGCTTCACCTTATCGAGCCCGTAGCGGGACTTGAGCAGCAGTGTGGTCTTCTCCGACACCACCACCGCATCGAAGCTGGCAAAGAAATCGAGGTTGTCGCGGTAGATCAGCAGCTTGGTGGCGGGAACGAGGCGCTCGAGCACGCCCGCCAGCGCCTGCGATGCGCCGCGTTTGAGGCCAAGCTGCACCAGTTCCACCCGCGCGAGCAGCGCCGGATGGGCCTGCCGTTCGATCTCCTTGCGGATAGCCTCGCGCGCATAGGCGAGCACGATCCGGTGCTTTCCCCGCGCCGCCAGCGCCAGCGCTATGGGGAGCGAATGGGCGACCTGATGCGTCTGATCGTGGTTGAATAGGAAGCAGATGCGCTTCATGCCGCGCTCCAGTCGGCGCTCGCCCAGCCTGGCCGGGGGCTGGCATAGCGGCCCACCAGCACGGCCTCATCGGCGAAATCGAGGATCGGCGCGTCGCTGGCATGGTCGGTATAGGCGGTGAAGTGGACATCGGTGCGGATCAGCCCTTGGGCGGCGAGCCACTCCTCCACCCGCGCGACCTTGCGCGCGCCGTAATTGTTCGCGCCGTCGATCGCTGCGAGCAAGTGCCCGCGCGCATCGCGCCGGTGACGGGTGGCGATGCAGGCGTCGAAGCCGAGACCTGCGGCCATCGCATCGGCATAGATCTCGGGCGCGGCGGTGACGAGGACAAGGCGCACGCCCGCCGCGCGGTCGGCTGCCATCTGTGCGCGCGCGCCGGGCTGGATATTGTGCGCCAGCTGCCGCGCCACGAAAGCGTCGATGCGGGGCTGGAGCGCAGGGCCTGTCACCACGCGCCCCACCAGCAGCCGCAGCCCGAAGCGCTTCAGCGCCTCGCGCCCGTAGAGCCGCGCTTTGTAGCCCAGCATCGCCAGCACCCACAGCGGCAGGCCCAGCAGCCGCAGACCCGTGCCGCGCGCCGCCATGTGGACCAGAAACGGCGTGAAGGTCGGCGCGCGGGTCACCGTGCGGTCGAGATCGTAGAGAGCGATGCGCTGCATCCTCAGCGCGGGCCCTTGAGCAGTCGTTCGGCGAGGGCGTGATCCTCGACCTTGTCGACATCGACCCCCATGCGCCCGTCGGAGAGCAGCACCGGCGCGGCGCTCGCGCCCAACTTGCGGCCCGCCGCGGCCAGCGCCTCGTGCAGCGTCATGCGCCGCAGCAGCAGTTTCAGCATCAGCGCCGGGCCGAAATGGGCAGCAAGACGCAGCACCGATTTGCGATCCTGCTCGACCCGCTCCCAGAACCGCAGCGCATTGATCGCGGCAGGGGCGTTGAGCGCAAAGAGGTTCGCACCAGTGTAGCTGCCACCCCGGAAGGTCAGCCATGTGCGCCGGTTGGGGCCGACCGCTGCTTCGAGCCGCGCGCGCTCGACCATCGCGACGCTGACATCGCTCCCGCCCGCTCCGGCGATGAATTCGGCGATGGTGGCGGGGGTCAGCATGACGTTGTCGGCGGTGGTCACCAGCACCGGCAGGCCGATCGCGGGATCGCGCACGGCATCGCGCACCGATCCGCTGATGGTGGGGCCGGAGGTGCGGGCGGTGATGCGCGGCTCGGCCGCCGCCCAGGCAAGGTCGGGATGGCGCAGCAGTTCGGCCGCGTTCTGCGCCAGCACCACGATCCGCGCGATCTCGGGCGCGTCGGCGAGCGCCATCAGCACGCGGTTCAGCATCAGCTCGCCCGCGACCGGCACCAGCGCCTTGGCTTCGATGCCGAACTGCGCCGCCACCGGATCGACCCCCGGGCGCTGACCCGCCAGCACCAGCGCGGTCCAGCCGTGGGAAGCGTCAGTCATGGGCGGGCAAACCTCGGGCGGCAGGGGCGGGGCAGGGGGCGACGCGCCCCCTTCCAAGCGGCGCACGCCTTTGTCAAGAAAGCCCGGCCCGGCTCAGGCCGCCATCGGCGCGGGGCAATAGCGGGCGAGGTAATCGCCGTGGCCCGGCATGTGCTGGACAAGGTAGCGGATCGACTGTTCGATCTCGGTGATTTCGCGCGCGGTCTCTTCGGGATCGAGCGCGTCGGCCATCGCGTTGTGGCCGCCCATCCGGATGCCCTGACCCATCATCACCGCCGCCCAGCTGGTTTCGGTGAAGAGCTCGTCCTCCTCGCGGAAGATCTGGCCGTTGGCGCGGAACAGCTCGACCTTCTCGGTGAGGCTGTCGGGCACGGGCATGGTGCGGACATAGTTCCAGAAGTCGGAATCGTCGCGGCTGGTGGCGTTGTAGTGGAGGATCAGGAAGTCGCGGATACGCGCATATTCGCGCCCCGTCAGGCGGTTGAAGGTATCCTCCTGCACCTGCGTGATCCCGTCCAGCGACAGCAGCGAGATCAGCTTGTCGATCCCGGTGTTGATGAGGTGGATCGAGGTCGATTCGAGCGGCTCCATAAAGCCCGCCGCCAGCCCCAGCGCGACGACGTTCTTGTTCCAGAACTTCTTGCGCCGCCCGGTGACGAAGCGCAGCCAGTTGGGCTCGGCCTGGGGCTTGCCCGCAATATTGCCGAGCAGGATGTCGAGCGCTTCCTGGTCGTCCATATAGGCCGCGCAATAGACATGGCCGTTGCCGTTGCGGTGTTGCAGCGGCACCTGCCATTGCCAGCCCGCGCTGTGCGCGGTGGCGCGGGTAAAGGGCGGGGGCGGGCCGCCGTCGTCGCGCTTGCAGGGCAGGGCGACAGCGCGGTCGCAGGGCAGGTAGTGGCTCCAGTCGTCATAGCCGGTCTTCAGCGCCTGCTCGATGAGCAAGCCCCTGAAACCCGAGCAATCGATGAACAGATCGCCCTGAAACGCGCGGCCATCCTCCAGCGTGACGCCGGTGACGAAGCCGCTTTCCCCGTCAAGCTGCACATCGGCGATCCTGCCCTCGTGCCGCACCACGCCGCGGCTTTCGGCCAGCTGGCGCAGGAACGTGGCATAGCGGCCCGCGTCGAGATGATAGGCATAATTGACCGGCGGCAGATCGTCGCGCTTGAAATCCTCGCTCCGCGCGAACTTGCCGAAATAGGCGGCCATCGTCTCGAGGTTGAAGACCTGGATCGGACGCTTGTCGCCCGCGCCGACCATGCGGTGCCAGACATGGTGGAAGCTTATTCCGCCCATGGTGTAGCCATAGGCACCGAAGGGGTGGATATAGCTGTCGCCCAGCTTGCCCCAGTTTTCGAACTGGATGCCCAGCTTGAAGGTGCCGCCGACCGCGGCGAGCATCTCCGCCTCGTTGACTCCGATCAGCTCGTTGAAGCCGACAAAGGGCGGAATCGTCGCCTCGCCGACGCCGACCGTGCCGATGCTTTCGGATTCGATGAGCGCGATTTCCACAGGCCGCCCGCGCTTGATCCGCGACAGGGCGGCTGCTGCCATCCATCCGGCCGTGCCCCCGCCGACGATGATAATGCGTTCAATTGCCACGTTTTCATCGATCCCCATTGGGCCACGATAGGCCCTGTCGGCGGGTCTTTTGTCGCGCCGCCATGTGTTGCCAGAATGCAATATGAACGCAAGATTACAAGTCTTGAGAACGCTCTCAAGATGCGCTAGAACAGTTCCGCAGCCCGCAGCTTCAGGCATGAATCTGTCGCGCGGCATGGGGAGAGACGAAAGATCATGAAAACGCACTC from Porphyrobacter sp. YT40 encodes:
- a CDS encoding M16 family metallopeptidase, which gives rise to MTSISRAARAFAFLLAPLALVQPLVAQQNAAPQPDTVETPAAPAVPAPQYVQGNGEVPWLYRGSDVPVDPKWMFGEMPNGLRYAVRRNGVPPRQVSIRVRVDAGSLHETDAEQGYAHLLEHLLFRESKYLGQAEAISAWQRLGATFGSDANAETTPTHTAYKLDIPNIDQAKLSESFKLLSGMIREPVLNDANVAAERPIVLAEKRERGGAGQRMAELTRQTFFAGQRLATRSPIGTDETLRAADGEGVKAFYDRWYRPENTVIIVAGDADPMVLAGLVEQWFGDWKGTGTPGVAPDFGDPLPPADAVTPAGATAPIGQLAVGVEPDLPRSLTYGVLRPWRPVEDTIVYNEGLLLDAVAQAIINRRLESRARAGGSYLYAQVQQEDVSRSADATFVTFAPLTGDWQAALADVRSVIADALVNPPTQEEIDREVAEFDVVFANGVEQESVEAGSRLADNLVNAVDIRETVAAPQVVLDVFRGMKPRLTPEEVLARTQGLFEGTVTRSVYVTPEAGEADVSALRMALASEAQVDGSARLAAQTISFDELPPVGEPGTIVQQRPLGVLEIEQVDFANGVKALVWANDAEPGRVTVRVRFGAGWRAFDKDSAVYASLGQGALVGSGLGELGQNEIDRLATGRKLGFDFAIDEAVFTFTAQTRSEDVNDQLYLFAAKLGMPRWDKDPVIRAKAAAELAYNTYATSPGGILNRDLEYLVTGGDPRFATPDPAAVRAATPEGFRAVWEPLLQQGPIEVLVFGEFDQAKVIEQLRLTFGALTPREPIPADVAARVPPFAAPAAAPQVVAHRGDANQAAAVVAWPSGGGVASLRESRQLEILTQLFNNRLLEALRERAGASYSPQVFSNWPSDLASGGRITALAQLEPEFVPVFFAEADRIAKDLAANPPTADELARVTEPLGQLIRRASTGNQFWLFNLEGATTDPQRVVLLRTLLSDYSQTSPQIMQFLADRYFAQTSPFRLAIIPEGQTLAEGPAPSPAAGGASANAAQPMPAGR
- a CDS encoding FkbM family methyltransferase produces the protein MASLAAFWRYGVVKTLRKWKAAALSPVMAARGEAAVRSAYGVLMVPNWQDTTFRYCIFGTYGRDLADLLLGQSKDFVFVDIGANQGLYSLIAAQNPRCRQIIAFEPVPATHARLAANVSLNGGAERTVLHPLAIADSVGEVTISVAEGHTGTATLAGREAGKPAAGGVTIRTIDAPLVDPLLAGDLPMFVKIDVEGLEAVVIAELAKTASFARVAAIFYEVDDRWASAGEIEALLRATGFTRFAKYGRGHHYDVLATRS
- a CDS encoding FAD-dependent oxidoreductase, whose protein sequence is MDVHSDILAAILIIGGGMAGFSAATALAETGARIIVLDKGRGPGGRMAARRVEVAGEQISFDHGAQYFTARDPGFQAAVAAWEAAGVAARWPAAGDDAWVGTPGMNACVKAMAAPLDVRWGVRAERLERDGARWRIEAGEQVFIAATVLVAVPAEQAAVLLAEAAPDLAALAADVTSAPCWAAMAAFDAPLAYTPDTFRSDSAPISWAARNSAKPGRGGAETWVIHASPARSRELIDLPKDDAAEALLADFFAATGIAPAVPQHLDAHRWLYALPEARRGEGARFDPALGIGIAGDYLHSPRVEGAWLSGRALAEMVCQERVANTS
- a CDS encoding class II 3-deoxy-7-phosphoheptulonate synthase: MPETWTPESWKAYEARHLPHYEDAAELAEAEKTLSSYPPLVFAGEARALKADLADVANGHGFLLQGGDCAESFAEFHPNNIRDTFRVLLQMAVVMTFASKRPVVKVGRMAGQFAKPRSAPTETIDGVTLPSYLGDNINGIEFDPVSRRNDPQRMVRAYSQAAATLNLLRAFAGGGYANLRQVHQWTLDFMGRTPWTEKFSEMADRIGEALDFMEACGVDPGTVPQLKGTSFYTSHESLLLPYEQAMTRQDSLTGDWYATSAHMLWIGDRTRFPGSAHIEYARGIGNPLGMKCGPSLEPDALLRLLDDLNPKREAGRITLISRFGHDKVEDGLPKLVRAVAREGHPVVWSCDPMHGNVVKSDTGFKTRPFDRITREVKGFFAVHRAEGSHPGGIHIEMTGQDVTECVGGAVAITEERLGDRYHTHCDPRLNAEQSLELAFLVAEMLNEAAGGREAEVSHAA
- the egtB gene encoding ergothioneine biosynthesis protein EgtB: MQRSEHLKAEPAATPLADAFRTTRALTEALVAPLSNADATIQSMPDASPAKWHLAHTTWFWETFVLREHVPDYRLWREDWPFLFNSYYESHGDRIARDARGMLSRPTLAEVLEWRAEVTEAMVPLLGDPALADLIALGVAHEQQHIELLLTDIKHGLFQNPLGVAMWEGRAAAAASPAPMGWHTHPGGIARAGHEGQGFAFDNEGPRHRVLLEPFALADRLVTNGEWNAFIADGGYTTARLWLADGWAWVQQHGIDAPLYWREGEHFTHQGWQTRDPHAPVTHISYYEADAFATWAGARLPTEFEWEAIAASHDPAAGNQLDAAAPPLPAGSPGLFGDGWQFTRSAYLPYPGFRAPEGAVGEYNGKFMSGQVVLRGASCATVRGHARASYRNFFYPHQRWQFTGLRLAKDA
- the egtD gene encoding L-histidine N(alpha)-methyltransferase, producing the protein MTCAPGLKLVDRDAGGVDLAFRADVLAGLAEPQKAIPARWFYDDEGSQLFEDITQLPEYYPTRAETEILTQRSGDIANLIGPGWAVVEFGSGSSVKTPLLLSAIAPSAYVPLDIAGDFLRASSAALSAKFPELPVWPVEADFMRRVELPVEVADLPKLGFFPGSTIGNMIARTATDLLRSMRETLGEGALLLIGMDLVKDEDVLLAAYDDAQGVTAKFNCNLLHRINRELDADIPVASFAHEARWNDVFARVEMHLVAREDVSFTVSGQRFAMRAGESIHTENSHKFTKRSAQQLLAAGGWEPRARWTDEAKRFSLVLAESRPPRSAP